The window CCCCGCACCGCCACGCACTGCTCCACCAGCTCCAGGAGCTTACACACCAAGAAGAAGATGTTTTTGAACATGAACACCGACACCTGCATCTTGTAGACGTAGACCTGGAAACACCTGACTACAAGCAGGGGTGCGTTGACCACCAGGCCCGTGGAGAAGCGGGCCCACAGCCACCGGCAGCGCAGCTCCGACGCCGTCAGCTCGTAAAGCCAGATCACCGGCACGGCCAGGGCCACGAAATACACCGAGATTACGGTGTACTTGAGGTACAGGGTGGGGATCTCGTTCCTCAGCAGCATCTCCACCAGTGTGAAGCTGTCCAGCAGGTCCAGGCAGGTGCTCATGAAGCAGCTCTGGGAGTGGTGCCGCGTCGCCCCGTTTAAATCCTCGATGATGGAGTTGATGAGACAGAAGAGCAGCGGCGCGGACAGCAGCATGATGATCTTGAAGCCAGTCACGCCGCACGGGACCTTGAGCGCGATCAGGTCCAGGATGGACGTCTCCAGGATGAGCACCACCTTCGGAGTGCAGGCGATGACATATATGAGCCAGGCCAGGTAGGCGTAGGTGAACTCCCCGAGGTTGCAGCCGAAGATGGAGCTCTTCTGGTGGAAGCCGCAGGCCCGCTCCCTCTTGCTCCGCGCGTTCTTCATGAAGAAAATCCCCCAGCCCGAGATCACCACCAGATCCGTGGCGATCCATGAGCACCAGTACAGGTCGGTGAAGATGATGAGGTAGAAGTCCAGAATGCCGCCCtggaagacgaggaggaggaagcagagCGCCTTGTACAGCAGGCTCCTCTTGGATTTGTGCGCCAGCAGGGGAGCGGTCTGCATGAACTCCCCCGATGTCATGATGCAGGCGGCGGCCGCGGCTGAGGAGACCAGAGGCTGGATGCTGCCGCTCTCCTCCGGGATGATGCTGCCGCTGGTGGTCTGGGTGTCCCGCCTCCTGCTAAGCTGCCCGACTTCCGGAGAAGAGGAGACGGGGGAATCTGGGCAATAGCTCGCTTCGGATCGGAGATAGTCTGCCTTCGGATTGTCGTTCCCAGTTTCTGAGATCATTGTATTTGCGCGGTCGCCTCCCTTTCTCCCCTCTTGCTTGTATCCTGATGCTTTTAAAtgtggagagaaagagacatgCGCAAAGAAAGGCAGGGAGTCTGATGGGATGGACTACAGCTGATTATATACATCTGGTTATTTTCACGTGTTtatcaattcatttttcaatgcatcatttatttgacaagaaaaacaataataattcaaaatgcATTCAATATACAATGGCCAAAATATTATTACAATGATTTATGTCTCCACTTACTGGATGTCAGTGCTTGAACTCTGACCATTAGACATTTTTGCATATCCATATTACACAGAATGTAGAAGCTGATTTTATGTGTTAGTGTTACCTTTAAGTGCTAAGAGAGTCACATTACCTGCTTGGGGGCCCCAATTAAGGGGAAAC of the Centropristis striata isolate RG_2023a ecotype Rhode Island chromosome 22, C.striata_1.0, whole genome shotgun sequence genome contains:
- the tmem121b gene encoding transmembrane protein 121B: MISETGNDNPKADYLRSEASYCPDSPVSSSPEVGQLSRRRDTQTTSGSIIPEESGSIQPLVSSAAAAACIMTSGEFMQTAPLLAHKSKRSLLYKALCFLLLVFQGGILDFYLIIFTDLYWCSWIATDLVVISGWGIFFMKNARSKRERACGFHQKSSIFGCNLGEFTYAYLAWLIYVIACTPKVVLILETSILDLIALKVPCGVTGFKIIMLLSAPLLFCLINSIIEDLNGATRHHSQSCFMSTCLDLLDSFTLVEMLLRNEIPTLYLKYTVISVYFVALAVPVIWLYELTASELRCRWLWARFSTGLVVNAPLLVVRCFQVYVYKMQVSVFMFKNIFFLVCKLLELVEQCVAVRGVRRLAGGSNPAQFSHCVSENDMCPHGYVNTLAVTQS